One part of the Hydrogenobacter sp. T-2 genome encodes these proteins:
- a CDS encoding septum formation initiator family protein, giving the protein MVLYTFYNLFLSQYNVFRVFELKKASVELNAKISRQRAENSNTEQVLELIRENPEHFKEKFAREYMQLQREGEYILLFKQ; this is encoded by the coding sequence ATGGTCCTTTACACCTTTTATAATCTTTTCCTTAGCCAGTATAATGTATTTAGGGTCTTTGAACTAAAGAAAGCCAGTGTTGAGCTTAATGCCAAGATATCTCGCCAAAGGGCGGAAAATAGTAATACAGAGCAAGTCCTTGAGCTTATAAGGGAAAACCCTGAGCATTTCAAAGAAAAATTCGCCCGTGAATACATGCAGTTACAGAGAGAAGGAGAGTATATACTTCTTTTCAAACAATAG
- a CDS encoding tetratricopeptide repeat protein, with product MRGIFTALSLFSLIWLASCGGITKEEFDKRIASLEGRISQLEERQRSLEERNLRTEARVDTLSENLARTRLELERLRVERQSTAQATRLPEPIREVPQPSPSIPERVQETPLAQRDNPQQATEEYQREYDEALRLYNLRQLNQARDKFIDFIRRYPRTPLTDNAYLWLGVVYRDLGETNKAEAVWLTLVERCQRKEMVDCNKAPSALLQLARLYEQRGDNQKAREYYEAILRDYPLSEEAGTARTRLGR from the coding sequence ATGAGAGGGATATTTACAGCCTTGTCTTTGTTTTCTCTAATATGGTTAGCCTCCTGTGGGGGCATAACCAAAGAGGAGTTTGACAAAAGAATTGCAAGCCTTGAGGGCAGAATATCACAGCTTGAAGAAAGACAGAGGTCTTTGGAAGAGAGAAACCTGAGGACAGAAGCAAGAGTGGACACTCTCTCTGAAAACCTTGCAAGGACAAGGCTTGAACTGGAAAGGCTTAGAGTTGAAAGACAAAGCACTGCTCAAGCTACCAGGTTGCCAGAGCCAATAAGGGAAGTGCCACAGCCTTCACCAAGTATTCCAGAAAGGGTGCAGGAAACTCCTCTGGCTCAACGCGACAACCCACAGCAGGCAACTGAAGAGTATCAAAGGGAATACGATGAAGCACTAAGGCTTTACAACTTAAGACAGCTAAACCAAGCAAGAGACAAGTTTATAGATTTTATAAGAAGGTATCCGAGGACACCTCTCACGGACAACGCCTATCTGTGGCTTGGTGTGGTCTACAGAGACCTTGGAGAAACGAACAAAGCGGAAGCGGTTTGGCTTACCCTAGTGGAAAGGTGCCAAAGGAAAGAGATGGTAGACTGCAACAAAGCGCCTTCTGCCTTGCTTCAATTGGCAAGGCTTTACGAACAAAGAGGAGACAATCAAAAGGCAAGGGAATACTACGAGGCTATACTGAGAGATTATCCACTTTCTGAGGAGGCTGGAACTGCAAGGACAAGGCTTGGAAGGTGA
- the uppS gene encoding polyprenyl diphosphate synthase codes for MKIPKHLAVIMDGNGRWARESGLPRIAGHYEGVKRGEELVDACIELGIRWLTLFAFSTENWKRPDFEVNALMRLLEGYLRERSHLLLEKGIRVSFIGRRDRLPKGLLMEMERVEKLRPSEEKIHVILAIDYGGRDEILRTFKKISEAGLEPTEKLFNLFSDLPEAPDPDLLIRTGGEKRISNFLLWHLAYTELYFTDTYWPDFRKEELVKALEDFSRRERRFGAILQE; via the coding sequence ATGAAAATACCAAAACACTTGGCGGTTATAATGGATGGAAACGGAAGATGGGCGAGGGAAAGTGGTCTGCCAAGGATAGCAGGTCACTATGAAGGGGTAAAGAGGGGAGAAGAACTTGTAGATGCTTGTATAGAGCTTGGTATAAGGTGGCTCACCCTTTTTGCCTTTTCCACAGAAAACTGGAAAAGACCAGACTTTGAGGTAAATGCTCTGATGAGACTCCTTGAGGGATATCTCAGGGAAAGAAGTCATTTGCTACTGGAAAAGGGTATAAGGGTTTCTTTTATAGGAAGGCGGGACAGACTACCCAAAGGTCTATTAATGGAGATGGAGAGGGTTGAGAAGTTAAGACCCTCTGAAGAAAAAATTCATGTCATCCTTGCTATTGATTACGGCGGTAGAGACGAGATACTAAGAACCTTTAAGAAGATAAGTGAAGCGGGTCTTGAGCCTACAGAAAAGCTCTTTAATCTGTTTTCAGACCTACCAGAAGCACCAGACCCAGACCTTCTTATAAGAACAGGTGGAGAAAAGAGAATATCCAACTTTCTTCTCTGGCACTTGGCTTACACAGAGCTATACTTTACTGATACTTACTGGCCAGATTTTAGGAAAGAAGAGCTCGTAAAAGCCCTTGAAGACTTTTCAAGGAGGGAAAGAAGGTTTGGAGCGATCCTTCAGGAGTAG
- a CDS encoding phosphatidate cytidylyltransferase, whose translation MERSFRSRESIGILIGVLTIAVVLSPYPVFYASLLALSLLIGYEVSKALKFEFFHMPPITFLISSISFELGIVSALLLSLYAGRKRWSIDEFFKTLLICVYAGVLPVFLLSLKEDYALLKLLIFVWAVDVFSYYVGKNFGKRPLSPKLSPKKTWEGVAGGGIAGAVVLLALHGFKGFLWSLPLVVVALMGDLFKSFIKRQVGIKDFSNVLGEHGGFTDRFDSLLFTAPVYLFLLKF comes from the coding sequence TTGGAGCGATCCTTCAGGAGTAGAGAATCCATAGGAATACTCATAGGCGTGCTTACTATAGCGGTAGTTCTATCTCCTTACCCTGTTTTCTATGCGAGCCTTCTTGCTCTTTCCTTGCTTATAGGCTACGAGGTTTCTAAGGCTCTAAAGTTTGAATTTTTCCATATGCCTCCCATTACCTTTTTAATTAGCTCCATATCCTTTGAGCTCGGTATCGTTTCTGCCCTTCTTTTGTCCCTTTACGCCGGTCGGAAGCGGTGGTCTATAGATGAGTTCTTCAAGACTTTACTGATATGCGTGTATGCGGGAGTCCTTCCTGTGTTTTTACTTAGTCTGAAAGAGGACTATGCTCTACTAAAACTCCTGATCTTTGTTTGGGCGGTGGACGTGTTTTCTTACTACGTGGGAAAGAACTTCGGCAAGAGACCTTTATCTCCAAAGCTATCGCCAAAGAAAACATGGGAGGGTGTTGCAGGTGGTGGCATTGCCGGTGCTGTAGTCTTGTTAGCCCTTCATGGCTTTAAAGGCTTTCTGTGGTCTTTACCTCTGGTAGTCGTAGCTCTTATGGGAGACCTTTTTAAGAGCTTTATAAAGAGACAGGTAGGTATAAAGGATTTCTCCAACGTGCTTGGAGAACATGGTGGGTTTACAGACAGGTTTGACTCTTTACTTTTTACAGCACCAGTTTATCTATTTCTTTTAAAATTTTGA
- a CDS encoding TldD/PmbA family protein, with the protein MEKIRSWIEEAISPGYEYEVYMERRKKTTLESADESLENLLKAEEAGIGIRVFKDRKMGFSYTTDLDKEAVKECVKVATQVCDITPEDYGFSLGACQDFGKLETYYDEEGLKRPLEEKIDLIISLERGAKELDSRVKGVRKVSLKETELEVVCFNSCGLSYEYRGTWYTLIMAVLAEERGDSSISYEYSGSRFLSNLPLESIVEDVVFKATASLNPSQIETTKMPVIFFREAFAMLLEAFSPIFLGDSLVKGKTFLRDREGMELFSSKLTIIDDGTLEGGFISLPVDAEGYAMSRKVLVDRGIFRGFLHSTYTAIKSSSKPTGNSLREGFKSLPVSSITNLYIEPGEKSLEDLLQGDVFLITDLMGLHTVDPVSGDFSLGASGIIYKQGRRLKGVRGVVIGGNIKDIWSSVIEVGNDLRFYGNVGSPSILVENITVGG; encoded by the coding sequence ATGGAAAAGATTAGGTCCTGGATAGAAGAGGCTATTTCCCCGGGTTATGAGTATGAAGTGTATATGGAGCGTAGAAAAAAGACAACCCTTGAGAGTGCAGATGAGAGCTTGGAAAATCTTTTGAAGGCAGAGGAGGCAGGAATTGGCATAAGGGTCTTCAAAGATAGAAAAATGGGCTTTTCTTACACCACTGACCTTGATAAAGAAGCTGTGAAAGAGTGTGTAAAAGTTGCCACACAGGTGTGTGATATAACACCAGAAGACTATGGGTTTTCTCTCGGTGCTTGTCAGGACTTTGGAAAGTTGGAAACATACTATGATGAGGAGGGTCTCAAAAGACCTCTTGAGGAAAAGATAGACCTAATAATTAGCTTGGAACGTGGAGCAAAGGAGCTGGACTCAAGAGTAAAGGGTGTGAGAAAGGTAAGCCTCAAAGAAACAGAGCTTGAAGTGGTTTGTTTTAATTCCTGTGGACTCTCCTATGAGTATAGAGGAACGTGGTATACACTTATTATGGCGGTGCTCGCAGAAGAAAGGGGAGACTCTTCCATATCCTACGAGTATTCTGGTAGCAGGTTTCTCTCTAACTTGCCTTTGGAAAGCATTGTGGAGGATGTGGTCTTTAAAGCCACCGCAAGCCTTAACCCTTCGCAGATAGAAACTACTAAAATGCCTGTGATTTTCTTCAGAGAGGCGTTTGCAATGCTTCTCGAAGCCTTTAGTCCCATATTCCTTGGAGACTCTCTTGTCAAGGGCAAAACCTTCCTAAGGGATAGAGAAGGAATGGAGCTTTTCTCAAGCAAGCTTACAATCATAGATGACGGCACTTTGGAGGGCGGTTTTATTAGCCTTCCTGTAGATGCGGAAGGTTATGCAATGAGTAGAAAAGTTTTGGTAGATAGAGGTATATTCAGGGGCTTCCTTCACAGCACCTATACCGCCATAAAGTCCAGTTCAAAGCCTACGGGCAACTCCTTGAGGGAGGGCTTTAAGAGCTTACCAGTCTCCAGTATAACAAACCTCTACATAGAGCCTGGAGAGAAAAGCCTTGAAGACCTACTTCAAGGGGATGTTTTTCTTATAACAGACCTAATGGGCTTGCACACGGTGGACCCAGTATCTGGAGACTTTTCTCTTGGTGCTTCTGGTATAATATACAAACAAGGAAGGAGGTTAAAAGGCGTGAGGGGGGTCGTTATAGGAGGAAACATAAAGGACATTTGGAGTTCTGTAATTGAGGTGGGTAATGACCTAAGGTTTTATGGAAATGTGGGCTCACCCTCTATTCTTGTTGAAAACATAACCGTGGGAGGCTAA
- a CDS encoding ABC transporter substrate-binding protein: MKGFSLALAFIVLAFLPFYLTSSPKGGNLSFVKAKPENFHIKEGKEGGEIRFVLNSDPRTLNPALAQETSSTAVLSDLFTGLTKIDLKTMQVVPDLAERWEEKEGGRVYIFHLRRGIKWSDGEPFTAEDVVFTYRDIYLNPQIPNSTGDMFRGILKNQEDVRNFVRKIDKYTVEFRLPEPFAPFLNALSAPILPKHKLEKFVKEGNFMTAWNVNTDPKDIVGTGPYRLKRYIKGVMVEYEANPYYYEYDNSGRQLPYIKRKIGYIVQDPDTALLKYSLGEIDYMGVRPQDVLFISRVKNTTLYDLGPTPSTTFLVFNQNPNSKVPKYKLRWFQNREFRRAISHAIDREGICYLVYNGLAEPLYSPVTPANRPYYTEGLFPVYEYSLKKARAILESLGFKDRNGDGWLEDPEGNTLEIVLLTNAGNKEREAIGNMIKEDLEKIGIKVVFRPVDFNSLVNRLTSPPYDWEAVIIGLTGSMDPHFGRNVWHSSGTLHMWNPRQNKPQTPWEREVDELFDMGARETNFEKRVEIYKRAYRIIAEEQPMIFLTTPKSMLAVRNKFENIFPTVWGWYREEALFLK; this comes from the coding sequence ATGAAAGGGTTTTCCCTTGCCTTAGCTTTTATAGTCTTGGCTTTTTTACCCTTTTATTTGACCTCATCGCCAAAGGGTGGTAATTTATCCTTTGTAAAGGCAAAGCCAGAAAACTTTCATATAAAGGAAGGTAAAGAAGGAGGAGAAATAAGGTTTGTGTTAAATTCTGACCCAAGAACCTTAAACCCAGCCTTAGCTCAAGAAACTTCCTCTACCGCAGTGCTTTCTGACCTCTTTACAGGTCTTACCAAAATAGACCTCAAAACCATGCAGGTAGTCCCAGACCTTGCAGAAAGATGGGAGGAGAAGGAGGGTGGCAGGGTGTATATCTTCCATCTTAGAAGGGGCATAAAGTGGAGCGATGGTGAGCCTTTTACTGCGGAGGATGTGGTCTTTACATACAGGGATATATACCTCAACCCTCAAATACCCAACTCCACAGGAGATATGTTTAGAGGCATATTAAAAAACCAAGAGGACGTAAGGAACTTCGTAAGGAAAATAGACAAATACACAGTGGAGTTTAGACTTCCAGAGCCCTTTGCACCCTTCCTTAACGCCCTGTCCGCACCCATACTACCAAAGCACAAATTGGAGAAGTTTGTAAAGGAAGGAAACTTTATGACCGCATGGAACGTAAACACAGACCCAAAGGATATAGTGGGAACAGGGCCATACAGGCTAAAAAGGTATATAAAGGGTGTTATGGTGGAATACGAGGCAAACCCCTACTACTATGAATATGACAACTCCGGCAGGCAACTACCATACATAAAGAGAAAAATAGGATACATAGTGCAAGACCCAGACACTGCCCTTTTGAAATATTCCCTCGGAGAAATAGACTACATGGGTGTTAGACCTCAAGATGTGCTCTTTATAAGCAGAGTAAAGAACACTACCCTCTATGACCTTGGACCCACTCCCTCTACCACTTTTTTGGTTTTTAATCAAAACCCTAACTCCAAGGTGCCAAAGTATAAACTAAGATGGTTTCAAAACAGAGAATTCAGAAGAGCTATATCCCATGCCATAGACAGAGAGGGTATATGCTACCTTGTTTACAACGGCTTGGCAGAACCTCTATATAGTCCAGTAACACCTGCCAACAGACCCTATTACACAGAAGGGCTCTTCCCTGTCTACGAATACAGCCTAAAGAAGGCAAGGGCTATACTTGAAAGCCTTGGCTTTAAAGATAGAAACGGTGATGGATGGCTTGAAGACCCAGAGGGCAATACCCTTGAGATAGTGCTTCTTACAAATGCAGGCAACAAGGAAAGGGAAGCCATAGGAAACATGATAAAGGAAGACCTTGAGAAGATAGGAATAAAGGTGGTCTTTAGACCCGTAGACTTCAACAGCCTTGTAAATAGGCTTACTTCTCCACCCTATGACTGGGAGGCGGTCATAATAGGTCTTACGGGCTCAATGGACCCACACTTTGGAAGAAACGTATGGCACTCTTCGGGAACGCTTCATATGTGGAATCCAAGGCAAAACAAACCACAAACCCCATGGGAAAGAGAAGTTGATGAGTTATTTGACATGGGGGCAAGGGAAACAAACTTTGAAAAAAGGGTAGAGATATACAAGAGAGCTTACCGCATAATAGCAGAGGAACAACCCATGATATTTCTCACAACACCTAAGAGCATGCTTGCGGTAAGGAACAAGTTTGAAAATATCTTTCCCACCGTTTGGGGGTGGTATAGGGAAGAGGCTTTATTTCTCAAGTGA
- the dxr gene encoding 1-deoxy-D-xylulose-5-phosphate reductoisomerase, which yields MKRLGVLGSTGSVGSQTLEVVKAYREDFELVGILAKRASEKLLFQAVELKPRFVSCYEEPSKDWLSQLPEGTTFLKGEEGLHAIVESSEIVMNSISGVDGILPTYLVLKQSKNLLASNKESLICLRELVRENRERIVPVDSEHNAIFQIMLGIRREDIRKVYLTASGGPFRDKSLEELKHVSVEDALKHPTWRMGAKITIDSATLMNKGMELIEAINLFDLEVESLEVVIHPQSVVHGIVELIDGSFIFHTSQTDMRIPILYSLYYPERKAFPFEKKGLLELSPITLERVDTEKFKSIPLCKWVALMGGIYPAVLVGADQVAVELFLQGKIGFLDIVNLVEEILSYVSLRDPQSLEDVLYAIDWAYKKGLELVRVLR from the coding sequence ATGAAAAGACTTGGAGTGCTTGGCTCTACAGGTTCTGTGGGAAGTCAAACCCTTGAGGTAGTAAAGGCATACAGAGAAGACTTTGAACTTGTGGGTATTTTGGCAAAAAGGGCATCGGAAAAACTCTTATTTCAAGCAGTAGAGCTAAAGCCAAGGTTTGTGTCCTGCTACGAAGAACCTTCAAAGGATTGGCTGTCCCAACTACCAGAAGGTACGACCTTTTTAAAAGGTGAGGAGGGTTTGCACGCCATAGTGGAAAGTTCAGAAATTGTGATGAATTCCATATCGGGTGTGGATGGCATTCTACCCACATATCTCGTGCTTAAGCAGAGTAAGAATCTTCTAGCTTCTAACAAGGAATCCCTCATATGCCTAAGAGAACTCGTAAGGGAAAACAGAGAAAGGATAGTGCCTGTGGACAGCGAGCACAACGCCATCTTCCAGATAATGCTCGGCATAAGGCGTGAAGATATAAGAAAGGTTTATCTGACCGCCTCTGGAGGACCCTTTAGAGATAAGAGCTTGGAGGAGCTAAAACACGTGAGCGTAGAGGATGCACTAAAGCACCCCACATGGAGGATGGGTGCAAAAATAACTATAGACTCTGCCACTCTTATGAACAAAGGCATGGAGCTAATAGAAGCCATAAACCTCTTTGACCTTGAGGTGGAAAGCCTTGAGGTGGTTATTCATCCCCAGAGCGTGGTGCACGGTATTGTGGAGCTCATCGACGGTAGCTTTATATTCCACACCTCACAAACAGACATGAGAATACCCATACTGTATAGCCTTTACTATCCAGAGAGAAAAGCCTTCCCCTTTGAGAAAAAGGGTTTACTTGAGCTTTCTCCTATAACCCTTGAGAGGGTAGATACGGAAAAGTTTAAGAGCATTCCTCTGTGTAAATGGGTTGCTCTCATGGGTGGCATATACCCTGCAGTGTTGGTGGGTGCGGACCAGGTAGCGGTGGAGCTTTTCTTACAGGGTAAAATAGGCTTTTTGGATATTGTAAACCTCGTAGAGGAAATCTTAAGTTATGTGAGCCTAAGAGACCCACAGAGCCTTGAAGATGTGCTATATGCTATAGACTGGGCATACAAAAAGGGATTGGAACTTGTGAGGGTTTTAAGATGA
- a CDS encoding KpsF/GutQ family sugar-phosphate isomerase has translation MDEILQKAKRVFDIEIQALEKLRDNLGDNFVKAVELILNCQGKVITTGVGKSGHIARKVASTLSSTGTPAHFLHPAEALHGDLGVIDSGDVVLAFSNSGESPEVNSLVPYIKLLGVPLISITNNPHSTLAKHSDVHIFLSVEREACPLQLAPTSSSTASLVLGDALAMVLLELKGFTEKDFALRHPGGSLGRRLRQVADLCHKGEEVPIVKEDTPMKEAIIEMTSKGFGATAVVGQEGKLIGIITDGDLRRFVNRGGNFDTSIARDVMTKNPKTARMEELAVEALKRMEDYKITVLIVVDERGTPVGIIHMHDILRAGIL, from the coding sequence ATGGATGAGATACTCCAGAAGGCTAAAAGGGTTTTTGATATAGAGATTCAAGCCTTAGAGAAGCTTAGGGACAACTTAGGCGATAACTTCGTGAAGGCGGTAGAGCTTATTTTAAACTGTCAGGGAAAGGTAATAACTACAGGAGTTGGCAAATCTGGTCATATAGCCCGTAAGGTTGCCTCTACCCTCTCAAGCACCGGCACGCCAGCCCATTTTTTGCACCCTGCGGAGGCTCTCCATGGAGACCTTGGAGTAATAGACTCTGGAGATGTGGTGCTTGCCTTTTCCAACAGCGGTGAGTCTCCCGAGGTAAACTCTCTTGTTCCCTACATAAAGCTCCTTGGTGTGCCTCTCATATCCATAACCAACAACCCACACTCCACTCTGGCAAAGCATTCAGATGTGCATATATTCCTCTCTGTGGAAAGGGAAGCCTGTCCTTTACAGCTTGCACCCACGAGCTCCTCCACCGCATCCCTTGTGCTTGGAGATGCGTTGGCTATGGTTCTTTTGGAGCTCAAGGGTTTTACCGAAAAGGACTTTGCCTTGAGGCATCCCGGAGGTTCTCTTGGCAGAAGGCTAAGGCAGGTGGCAGACCTTTGCCACAAGGGAGAGGAAGTCCCCATAGTAAAGGAAGATACCCCCATGAAGGAGGCAATAATTGAAATGACCAGCAAGGGCTTTGGTGCTACCGCAGTGGTAGGCCAAGAGGGAAAGCTAATAGGCATAATAACTGACGGAGACCTAAGGCGTTTTGTAAACAGGGGTGGAAACTTTGACACGAGCATAGCCAGAGATGTAATGACGAAGAACCCAAAGACCGCACGCATGGAAGAGCTTGCGGTGGAGGCACTAAAAAGGATGGAGGACTATAAAATCACAGTCCTTATCGTGGTTGACGAAAGGGGCACCCCAGTAGGCATCATACACATGCACGATATACTTAGGGCAGGCATATTATGA
- the ppa gene encoding inorganic diphosphatase, whose translation MNLKSIPAGKNPPEDIYVVVEIPQDSPIKYELDKESGAIFVDRFLFTAMHYPFNYGFIPQTLADDGDPVDVLVISRYPVAPGSVIRCRPIGGLEMRDEEGVDTKLLAVPHSKLDPTYENVKSYEDLPKALLDRIKHFFEHYKELEPGKWVKVEGFKGVDFAYEEIRKGIENYKK comes from the coding sequence ATGAACCTAAAGTCTATTCCTGCAGGGAAAAACCCACCAGAAGACATCTACGTGGTAGTGGAGATACCCCAAGACAGCCCTATAAAGTATGAGCTTGACAAGGAAAGCGGAGCCATCTTTGTAGATAGGTTTCTCTTTACCGCTATGCACTATCCCTTTAACTACGGCTTTATCCCTCAAACCCTTGCGGATGATGGAGACCCTGTGGATGTTTTGGTGATATCTCGCTATCCTGTAGCACCCGGTAGCGTTATAAGATGCAGACCCATAGGTGGGCTTGAAATGAGAGACGAAGAAGGCGTAGATACAAAGCTACTTGCGGTCCCACACAGCAAGTTAGACCCCACTTACGAAAATGTGAAGTCTTATGAAGACCTGCCAAAGGCTCTCCTTGATAGGATAAAACACTTCTTTGAACACTATAAGGAGCTTGAGCCAGGCAAGTGGGTAAAGGTGGAAGGCTTTAAGGGTGTGGACTTTGCCTACGAGGAGATAAGGAAGGGTATTGAAAACTACAAGAAGTGA
- the pth gene encoding aminoacyl-tRNA hydrolase encodes MIRLIVGLGNPGKKYARTRHNVGFMVVDELLRRLKVQDYSEECLSHLYKARVDGKEVLIAKPQTYMNNSGLAVVNLLEEYDIKPEEMLVVYDDLDLPLGRLRLRLEGSSGGHHGIESIMRETKTDKFPRLKVGIGRPKDKGKVVDYVLSPFGEEEELVLAKVFNKASECLQRCVEYGLEESMNFCNAPML; translated from the coding sequence ATGATTAGGCTTATTGTGGGTCTTGGAAATCCGGGCAAAAAGTATGCAAGAACTCGCCACAATGTAGGTTTTATGGTGGTGGATGAACTTCTTAGAAGGCTAAAGGTGCAAGACTACTCAGAGGAGTGCCTCTCTCATCTATACAAGGCAAGGGTAGATGGCAAAGAGGTACTTATCGCAAAGCCACAAACCTATATGAACAATTCTGGTCTTGCGGTGGTTAACCTCCTTGAAGAGTATGATATAAAGCCAGAGGAAATGTTGGTGGTATACGATGACCTGGACCTGCCTCTGGGAAGGCTAAGGCTAAGGCTTGAGGGTAGCAGTGGGGGGCATCATGGTATAGAGTCTATAATGAGAGAGACAAAGACAGATAAATTTCCAAGGCTTAAGGTGGGTATAGGTAGACCTAAAGACAAAGGCAAGGTAGTTGATTATGTGCTTTCGCCTTTTGGTGAAGAGGAGGAGTTAGTGCTTGCAAAAGTCTTCAACAAGGCAAGCGAATGTCTGCAAAGATGTGTAGAATATGGTTTAGAAGAAAGCATGAACTTTTGCAATGCACCCATGTTATAA
- a CDS encoding 50S ribosomal protein L25/general stress protein Ctc, which produces MKRVQVKLIPRAIGRKSEIKRFRREGYVPVEVYGKDVENRHAYISVKDLKAFPKGETFLIEAEIEGDKRVCLLREMQMGWLGDNPIHVDFQDITHVSEIEVEVPIEFVGTPAGVGLGGTFEPLMHSLTIKARVDKLPEKITIDVSGLGLGDALHVRDIMPPEGCVIMDSPEETVAVVLEPEAEETTATE; this is translated from the coding sequence ATGAAAAGGGTTCAGGTAAAGTTAATACCAAGAGCCATAGGTAGAAAGAGCGAGATAAAGAGGTTTAGAAGAGAAGGCTACGTGCCAGTGGAGGTTTACGGCAAAGATGTGGAAAACAGACATGCATACATAAGCGTGAAGGACCTCAAAGCCTTTCCAAAGGGCGAAACCTTTCTCATTGAGGCGGAGATTGAAGGAGATAAAAGGGTCTGTCTACTCAGAGAAATGCAAATGGGCTGGCTTGGAGACAATCCTATACATGTGGACTTCCAAGATATTACCCACGTAAGCGAGATTGAGGTGGAAGTGCCTATTGAGTTTGTAGGGACACCTGCGGGCGTGGGTCTTGGTGGAACCTTTGAACCTCTTATGCACAGCCTTACTATAAAGGCAAGGGTGGACAAGCTTCCAGAAAAGATAACCATTGATGTAAGCGGTCTTGGGCTTGGGGATGCTCTTCACGTTAGAGACATAATGCCACCCGAGGGATGTGTAATAATGGATTCTCCAGAAGAGACGGTTGCGGTTGTGCTTGAGCCTGAAGCGGAGGAAACAACAGCTACTGAATGA
- a CDS encoding ribose-phosphate diphosphokinase yields the protein MFGSIKLLTGTSNPKLAQEVSEYLGIPLSDVVVGRFSDGEVRIRINESMRGEDVFVIQSLGYPVNESIMELLLILDALKRASAGRITAVIPYYAYARQDRKDRPRVPISARLLADLITTAGAQRLIVVDLHSPQIQGFFNIPVDNLYALNVLYEYIKDRVKDDLVVVSPDAGGVERARLLANKLGCGIAIIYKRRPEPNVAEVLDLIGDVKGKKAIIVDDIIDTAGTVVAATHMLLSKGAKGVFVSATHGIFSGPAIDRLKESPVEEVIVSNTLSMDGKHFEKLRVVSVASLIAEAIKRAHEGESISSLFA from the coding sequence ATGTTTGGCTCTATAAAGCTTCTAACTGGCACCAGTAATCCAAAACTTGCACAGGAAGTTTCTGAATATCTTGGTATACCCCTTTCTGACGTGGTAGTAGGACGCTTTAGTGATGGTGAAGTAAGAATAAGGATAAACGAGTCTATGAGGGGTGAAGATGTCTTTGTGATACAATCTCTGGGTTATCCCGTAAACGAGAGCATAATGGAGCTACTTCTTATACTGGATGCTCTCAAGAGGGCCTCCGCAGGGAGGATAACTGCAGTTATACCCTACTATGCATACGCAAGGCAGGACAGGAAAGACAGACCAAGAGTTCCCATAAGTGCAAGGCTCTTAGCAGACCTTATAACTACCGCTGGAGCTCAAAGGCTTATAGTGGTGGACCTTCACTCTCCTCAGATTCAGGGTTTTTTCAATATACCTGTGGATAACCTATACGCTTTGAATGTGCTATACGAATATATAAAGGATAGGGTAAAGGATGACCTTGTTGTAGTCTCGCCAGACGCAGGTGGTGTAGAAAGGGCAAGGCTTCTTGCCAACAAGTTAGGCTGTGGTATTGCCATAATATACAAGAGGAGACCTGAGCCGAACGTGGCGGAGGTGCTGGACCTAATAGGTGATGTAAAGGGCAAAAAGGCGATAATTGTGGACGATATTATAGATACCGCAGGAACGGTGGTCGCCGCTACCCACATGCTTCTTTCAAAGGGTGCAAAGGGTGTATTTGTATCTGCAACTCATGGTATATTTTCTGGTCCTGCAATAGACAGGCTAAAGGAATCACCAGTAGAAGAGGTTATAGTTAGCAATACCCTTAGTATGGATGGGAAGCACTTTGAAAAGCTAAGAGTCGTTTCCGTAGCTTCACTAATAGCGGAAGCAATAAAACGTGCTCATGAAGGCGAATCTATAAGCTCACTTTTTGCATAA